The proteins below are encoded in one region of Pirellulales bacterium:
- a CDS encoding PaeR7I family type II restriction endonuclease: protein MRDVERRVGEAIKLFWLVRDKQSQSQGTSSGSKDAGLRAAVTGGKHLDGFAEICRDLFIAAGVPEAHVYWKAKRKVPGYYRAEKDWDLVVVADGHLLALLEFKAQVGPSFGNNFNNRTEEALGNATDDPRRRARADSAPRSDHCDPVMMAPRIGRSFDHRA from the coding sequence ATGCGCGATGTTGAAAGGCGAGTGGGCGAAGCGATCAAACTATTCTGGCTGGTGCGCGACAAACAAAGCCAAAGCCAGGGAACCAGTAGCGGCAGTAAAGATGCCGGGCTGCGCGCCGCCGTCACCGGCGGAAAGCATCTCGATGGCTTTGCCGAAATCTGCAGAGACCTATTCATTGCGGCCGGAGTTCCGGAAGCGCATGTCTATTGGAAGGCAAAGCGAAAGGTGCCGGGCTATTATCGAGCGGAGAAAGATTGGGATCTGGTTGTGGTGGCCGACGGTCATTTGTTGGCCCTGCTGGAGTTCAAAGCGCAGGTCGGTCCGAGCTTCGGGAATAATTTCAACAACCGCACGGAGGAGGCGCTCGGCAATGCCACCGACGATCCGCGCCGACGCGCGCGAGCAGACTCGGCGCCACGCTCCGACCATTGCGATCCCGTCATGATGGCCCCTCGTATCGGACGAAGTTTTGACCATCGTGCTTAG